In a single window of the Lepidochelys kempii isolate rLepKem1 chromosome 21, rLepKem1.hap2, whole genome shotgun sequence genome:
- the TSPO2 gene encoding translocator protein 2 gives MWAHAFGFSALPHIGGFLGWFLTRKEVPTWFESLKKPSWRPPNKMFPVMWTTLYTGMGYASYLVWNDLGGFNSKAIIPLGLYGAQLALNWAWTPLFFGAHKLKLALVDILCLYGLVLGTMYSWYPINKMATMLMVPYLAWLTLASSLTFCIWRDNPEEEKGKSD, from the exons ATGTGGGCTCATGCTTTTGGGTTCTCTGCCTTGCCTCATATTGGGGGATTTCTTGGCTGGTTCTTGACACGAAAGGAAGTGCCTACTTGGTTTGAAAGCCTGAAGAAACCCTCTTGGCGTCCACCCAACAAAATGTTCCCGGTCATGTGGACTACCTTGTACACAGGCATGGG CTATGCTTCATACTTGGTGTGGAATGACTTAGGGGGCTTCAACAGCAAAGCCATCATCCCACTGGGCCTCTACGGGGCTCAGCTTGCCTTGAACTGGGCTTGGACGCCCCTATTCTTTGGAGCTCATAAGCTAAAACTG GCTCTGGTGGACATCCTGTGCCTATACGGCCTGGTGCTTGGCACCATGTACTCTTGGTACCCCATTAACAAGATGGCGACAATGCTGATGGTGCCTTACCTGGCCTGGCTGACCTTGGCTTCTTCTCTCACCTTCTGCATCTGGAGGGACAATCCtgaggaggaaaaaggaaagagtGACTAA